The proteins below come from a single Seriola aureovittata isolate HTS-2021-v1 ecotype China chromosome 23, ASM2101889v1, whole genome shotgun sequence genomic window:
- the LOC130164359 gene encoding uncharacterized protein LOC130164359, with translation MEGTCLLCLLSLTSLLCCTSDSARLTVSPNRSQLFENEFVSLSCEDPNPGWTLMRNTSRQLMSKCGAGWGESAGSSCSISFILPQDTGVYWCESGEGATSNSINITVTAPLHVTVTPMAPPTSGAPPTVSAHLHLVFFLIRYLVVFSPYFISTVLMMSLYRQRPTDNHPPVSMATTLSNNEAKQGLAEDYDDVTAVSTEHDF, from the exons ctctgacctcCCTGCTGTGCTGCACCTCAGACTCAG CTCGTCTGACGGTGAGTCCCAACAGAtctcagctgtttgaaaatgagtttgtctctctgagctgtgagGACCCTAACCCTGGATGGACCCTGATGAGGAACACAAGCAGACAATTGATGTCTAAGTGTGGAGCTGGCTGGGGAGAATCAGCTGGTTCTTCCTGTAGCATCAGCTTCATCCTCCCGCAGGACACTGGAGTTTACTGGTGTGAGTCTGGAGAGGGAGCAACCAGTAACAGCATCAACATCACTGTCACTG ctccACTCCATGTTACAGTCACTCCTATGGCCCCACCCACCTCTGGAGCCCCGCCCACTGTCTCAGCCCACCTCCATCTTGTGTTCTTCCTGATCCGCTACCTGGTGGTGTTCAGTCCGTACTTCATCTCCACTGTCCTCATGATGTCTTTATATAGACAGAGACCTACAG ATAATCACCCGCccgtctccatggcaacaaccTTGTCCAACAACGAAGCCAAGCAAGGATTGGCTGAGGActatgatgatgtcacagcggTCAGCACCGAGCATGACTTCTGA